A window from Planctomicrobium piriforme encodes these proteins:
- a CDS encoding tyrosine-type recombinase/integrase: MARKSKRRANHEGTIFQRENGQWIVQLTVEKLDGSSKRVSRHAKSQEHGRMVLATLKEKHRHGETVDGRITVEELAKRWLSKRKGDESTLDSNQTVVARRIIPLIGTRKCDDLTVDIIEQWIDALKMSGYDRKKETFTAPLGLRSQQVAFDLLSAIFNYGMRRKLVRFNPCEPEVRPRPDDPEIRPFTEKECGEILSAVKGSRIESLYHLAFSVGPRQGELFGLQWHDVDWANSTIRIERQARDYAGHVTIKSPKTKGSRRTVSLADSVMAQLAERRKLAVKEGRARPEDFIFPSRDGFVIRRTNFGRRQWKSLLAKLKINHRGFHHVRHTAATAMLREGTPLYAVAHILGHSNSATTQKTYSHYIPSDGKIAAGKMQVVLNRMTS, translated from the coding sequence ATGGCAAGGAAAAGTAAGCGGAGAGCCAATCACGAGGGCACGATCTTTCAGAGAGAGAACGGCCAATGGATCGTCCAACTCACTGTCGAAAAACTCGACGGAAGCAGCAAGAGAGTCAGCCGGCACGCGAAGTCTCAAGAACACGGACGAATGGTCCTCGCCACCCTGAAAGAGAAGCATCGTCACGGAGAAACGGTCGATGGACGAATTACGGTTGAGGAACTTGCGAAACGGTGGTTGTCGAAAAGAAAGGGCGATGAATCGACCCTGGATAGCAACCAGACTGTTGTTGCCCGCCGCATCATTCCTTTGATCGGTACAAGGAAGTGCGATGATCTGACCGTCGACATCATCGAGCAGTGGATCGACGCATTGAAGATGAGCGGTTACGACCGCAAAAAAGAGACCTTCACGGCGCCATTGGGTTTGCGTTCTCAGCAGGTAGCTTTTGACCTGCTCTCGGCAATCTTCAACTATGGAATGCGCCGCAAACTGGTTCGATTCAATCCATGTGAACCTGAGGTTCGTCCTCGGCCTGATGATCCTGAGATTCGACCGTTCACGGAGAAGGAATGCGGCGAGATACTTTCGGCGGTTAAGGGGAGCCGGATCGAGTCTCTGTACCACCTGGCTTTTTCTGTCGGCCCGCGGCAAGGCGAGTTGTTCGGCCTTCAGTGGCACGACGTCGACTGGGCGAACTCGACCATTCGCATTGAACGACAGGCGAGAGACTACGCCGGCCATGTCACAATCAAATCTCCAAAAACCAAAGGAAGCCGCAGAACAGTAAGCCTGGCTGATTCCGTTATGGCGCAGCTTGCGGAAAGACGAAAGTTGGCTGTGAAAGAGGGTCGCGCGCGACCGGAGGATTTCATCTTTCCGAGTCGCGACGGTTTCGTGATCCGCAGAACGAACTTCGGCAGGCGACAGTGGAAGTCGCTGCTGGCGAAACTCAAGATCAACCACCGAGGCTTTCATCACGTTCGCCACACGGCCGCCACAGCAATGCTTCGAGAGGGAACGCCTCTCTATGCCGTGGCACACATCCTGGGCCATTCAAACTCAGCAACGACGCAGAAAACCTACTCACACTACATCCCGAGTGACGGGAAGATTGCGGCCGGGAAGATGCAGGTTGTTCTCAACCGCATGACTTCCTGA
- the pdxA gene encoding 4-hydroxythreonine-4-phosphate dehydrogenase PdxA, giving the protein MSNQNNLPRIAITMGDVAGIGPEIIARALGGSEVRSLCRPVVVGDPDVLERAAALIGQKLRIDDVNSLAAGSALEPMGGRIACWNPSQVATSDVPPGRIDGRAGHAAYDWLVAATQAALQGEIDGIVTAPISKAALHAGGFHYPGHTEILAEQCGVTDFAMMLHLPKCSVVKGPWGLSVAHVTLHTSIASVPSLLTQQGILAKIHLMHRFLRQLGCPQPRIGVCALNPHAGEEGLFGDEESRLIAPAVAKARHQEVAAEGPYPADTLLQRAVHGAFDGVIAMYHDQGHIALKLIAFQKAVNVTLGLPIVRTSPSHGTGFDISWRGMANDGGLREAIRVAVELCRHRQK; this is encoded by the coding sequence GTGTCGAATCAGAACAATCTTCCCCGCATTGCGATCACCATGGGGGATGTCGCCGGGATCGGACCGGAGATCATTGCCCGGGCGCTGGGAGGCTCCGAGGTGCGTTCGCTCTGTCGTCCCGTCGTGGTGGGCGATCCAGACGTACTCGAACGGGCGGCCGCGCTGATCGGACAGAAGCTCCGGATTGACGATGTAAACAGTCTGGCCGCCGGATCGGCGCTGGAACCGATGGGGGGACGGATTGCCTGCTGGAATCCCTCACAGGTTGCGACGTCGGACGTGCCGCCGGGACGCATCGACGGTCGGGCCGGTCACGCCGCTTACGACTGGCTAGTCGCCGCCACTCAGGCGGCTTTGCAAGGAGAGATCGACGGGATCGTCACCGCCCCGATCAGCAAGGCCGCATTGCATGCCGGCGGGTTTCATTATCCGGGACATACGGAAATTCTGGCGGAACAATGCGGAGTGACTGACTTCGCCATGATGCTGCATCTGCCGAAATGTTCGGTCGTCAAAGGGCCGTGGGGACTGAGCGTGGCGCATGTCACGCTGCACACCAGCATCGCCAGCGTGCCGAGCCTGCTGACCCAACAGGGGATTCTGGCAAAGATCCATTTGATGCATCGGTTTTTGCGTCAGTTGGGATGTCCGCAGCCGCGAATTGGAGTGTGCGCTCTCAATCCGCATGCCGGCGAAGAGGGATTGTTCGGTGATGAAGAATCGCGTCTGATCGCGCCGGCGGTCGCCAAGGCGCGGCATCAGGAAGTCGCGGCGGAAGGGCCCTACCCTGCGGATACGCTCCTGCAACGGGCAGTGCATGGGGCTTTCGATGGCGTGATCGCCATGTACCACGACCAGGGGCACATCGCACTCAAGCTGATTGCGTTTCAAAAGGCAGTGAATGTGACGCTGGGATTGCCGATCGTCAGGACCAGTCCGAGTCACGGCACCGGATTCGACATTTCGTGGCGGGGAATGGCCAATGACGGCGGCCTGCGGGAAGCGATTCGCGTGGCGGTCGAACTGTGCCGTCACCGCCAGAAGTAA
- a CDS encoding sensor histidine kinase, translated as MNTRFLLNIIAPTIAISMLLFGLGILAAWNVQRQQASVSELVNLEFHNTLAAQKLLLVVSDMRQMLRQYLRSRDQDYLEQIARLQPTVNDRLAGLHEFAQNAAEKEGVRSTKTSLEIWAELEQGSNKFFEQLDRIQRLSSPEAQHTAAFELDDILNEEVQRPTSEYVQSNEQAADRTNEANRQTANQMFEAFLLLGVCGGAAGLVAGLAIARGVRRRMLKLDVSVRGAADKLREVVGPVKITGPGGLGSLELGLKQVEDHIAVVVERLQQRELESLRNQQFAAVGQLAAGLAHELRNPLMPMKMLVQKALSRPDAPPLTQRQLQVLDEEIRRMEGLVQEFLDFAKPQPLQKKRIDLLMVVRQALELVAARASVQHVELVGHMPDQPVEVDADPLRLRQVLLNLLLNSLDVQPEGGRIEVEVKLPRRSTEMSSPETVIIHVTDSGPGIPEELQARIFEPFVSTKETGTGLGLTICERIISDHGGTLEAANRPQGGAQFEIRLPQAENNRQLAMYALHGEESA; from the coding sequence ATGAATACCCGTTTCCTGTTGAACATCATTGCCCCGACGATCGCCATCAGCATGCTGCTGTTCGGACTGGGGATTCTGGCCGCCTGGAACGTCCAGCGGCAACAGGCATCGGTGTCGGAACTGGTGAACCTCGAGTTCCACAATACGCTGGCTGCCCAGAAGCTGTTGCTGGTCGTCAGCGACATGCGGCAGATGCTGCGGCAATATCTTCGCAGCCGCGATCAGGACTATCTCGAGCAGATTGCCCGACTGCAGCCGACTGTCAATGATCGACTTGCCGGACTCCATGAGTTCGCCCAGAACGCCGCGGAAAAGGAAGGCGTCCGCAGTACGAAGACCTCGCTCGAAATCTGGGCCGAGCTCGAACAGGGGAGCAACAAGTTCTTCGAACAGCTCGACCGGATTCAGCGTCTTTCCAGTCCCGAAGCGCAGCACACAGCGGCCTTCGAACTCGACGATATCCTGAACGAAGAAGTCCAGCGGCCGACCAGCGAGTATGTCCAGTCCAACGAACAGGCCGCCGACCGCACGAACGAGGCGAACCGCCAGACCGCCAACCAGATGTTCGAAGCCTTTCTGCTGCTCGGCGTTTGCGGCGGCGCCGCCGGTCTGGTCGCCGGTCTCGCCATTGCACGCGGTGTTCGACGCCGAATGCTGAAGCTCGACGTCTCGGTTCGCGGCGCTGCCGACAAGCTGCGCGAAGTGGTTGGTCCCGTCAAAATCACCGGTCCCGGCGGGCTCGGCAGTCTCGAATTGGGCCTCAAACAGGTTGAAGATCACATTGCCGTGGTTGTCGAACGGCTGCAACAGCGGGAACTCGAGAGCCTGCGGAACCAGCAGTTCGCCGCCGTCGGTCAACTTGCAGCAGGTCTCGCTCACGAGCTCCGCAATCCGCTGATGCCGATGAAGATGCTGGTCCAGAAAGCGCTCTCGCGGCCCGATGCTCCACCCCTGACCCAACGTCAATTACAGGTGCTCGACGAAGAGATTCGACGCATGGAAGGGCTCGTCCAGGAATTCCTGGACTTCGCGAAGCCGCAACCGCTGCAGAAGAAGCGAATCGATCTCCTGATGGTGGTTCGACAGGCGCTCGAACTGGTCGCCGCCAGGGCCTCGGTGCAGCATGTCGAACTGGTCGGGCACATGCCGGATCAGCCCGTCGAAGTGGACGCCGACCCGCTCCGCTTGCGGCAGGTGTTGCTCAACCTGTTGCTCAACAGCCTCGACGTCCAGCCGGAAGGGGGCCGCATTGAGGTCGAAGTGAAACTCCCCCGTCGATCCACCGAGATGTCCTCTCCGGAAACGGTGATCATCCATGTGACCGACTCCGGACCTGGCATCCCGGAAGAGCTGCAAGCCAGAATTTTCGAACCATTCGTCAGTACAAAAGAAACCGGCACCGGACTGGGGCTCACGATTTGCGAACGCATCATTTCCGATCACGGCGGAACGCTCGAAGCTGCGAACCGGCCGCAAGGGGGCGCGCAGTTCGAGATCCGTTTGCCACAGGCTGAAAATAACCGACAGTTGGCCATGTACGCACTGCACGGGGAGGAATCGGCATGA
- a CDS encoding sodium-dependent bicarbonate transport family permease, producing MLQEFGNNFIHNLFKPLLLFFYAGFLIPILKVKFEFPKVLYQSITIYLLLAIGWHGGEELASLSRGMLAQALGFMFIGFCTNLVIGILAYWILRTFTRLRKVDAATVAGYYGSDSAGTFVTCVGVLAASGIAYAAYMPVMLAVMEIPGCLVALVLVAKMRRSGMDENGNMPGEAGFVSRVVSQTRTVSVAQIEGRKLAYASVGASTVAVGGGGHGSHHEETTAERFEDDIALQEHGHEDEVTQSKHLLSAELLHEVFFNPGIYLLFAGIVIGFISQLQGQKVTKPDDLLFVDLFPAILCLFLLEMGMTASQKLRDLATAGWQFVTFALVAPNVFATLGMCIAHAYSMFLGQPFAIGTYALFAVLCGAASYIALPAVQRMAIPEASPTLPLAASLGVTFSYNVTIGIPVYILIAKVLTTKFPVIAEAAKAAM from the coding sequence CTGCTGCAGGAGTTCGGCAACAACTTCATTCACAATCTGTTCAAGCCGCTGCTGCTGTTCTTCTACGCCGGCTTCCTGATTCCGATTTTGAAGGTGAAGTTCGAGTTCCCCAAGGTGCTCTATCAGTCAATCACCATTTACCTGCTGCTGGCGATTGGCTGGCACGGGGGCGAAGAACTGGCGAGCCTGAGCCGGGGAATGCTGGCCCAGGCCCTGGGATTCATGTTCATCGGATTCTGCACCAACCTGGTGATCGGAATTCTGGCCTACTGGATTCTGCGGACATTTACGCGACTGCGAAAAGTGGATGCGGCGACCGTGGCCGGATACTACGGTTCGGACTCGGCCGGAACGTTCGTGACCTGCGTCGGCGTGCTCGCGGCTTCGGGAATCGCTTATGCGGCCTACATGCCCGTCATGCTGGCTGTGATGGAAATCCCGGGCTGCCTGGTGGCTTTGGTTCTGGTCGCCAAAATGCGTCGCTCTGGCATGGATGAAAACGGCAATATGCCCGGCGAAGCCGGTTTTGTGTCACGCGTCGTCTCGCAAACGCGGACCGTCAGCGTGGCTCAGATCGAAGGACGCAAGTTGGCGTACGCCAGCGTCGGCGCCTCAACGGTTGCAGTCGGCGGGGGCGGACATGGCAGTCATCACGAAGAGACGACTGCTGAACGATTCGAGGATGATATTGCCCTGCAAGAACATGGACACGAAGACGAAGTGACCCAGTCGAAGCATCTGCTGAGTGCCGAACTGTTGCACGAAGTGTTCTTTAACCCGGGCATCTACCTGCTGTTTGCAGGGATTGTGATCGGGTTCATCAGCCAGCTTCAGGGCCAAAAGGTCACGAAGCCCGACGACCTGTTGTTCGTCGATCTGTTTCCAGCCATTTTGTGCTTGTTCCTGCTGGAAATGGGAATGACGGCATCCCAGAAATTGCGAGATCTGGCCACTGCCGGTTGGCAGTTCGTCACCTTCGCACTGGTTGCCCCGAACGTATTCGCCACATTGGGGATGTGCATCGCCCACGCTTATTCGATGTTCCTGGGCCAGCCGTTTGCGATCGGAACCTATGCCCTGTTCGCCGTGTTGTGCGGTGCGGCCTCTTACATTGCCTTGCCGGCCGTGCAACGCATGGCGATCCCTGAAGCCAGCCCGACGCTGCCGCTGGCGGCATCGCTGGGCGTCACGTTCAGTTACAACGTGACGATCGGGATTCCCGTTTACATCCTGATTGCCAAAGTGCTGACGACAAAGTTTCCGGTCATCGCCGAGGCAGCCAAGGCGGCCATGTAG
- a CDS encoding DUF456 domain-containing protein codes for MIYLWASLLFLSNLLAWGSNFFGVPGNWLLLLFTIVYKLVLPPDQTPDLSWTILLMALVMAIFGEIWEFAASAAGAAKKGGSRRGAIMSIVGSLVGSIGGAVIGVPVPVIGPLLGALVGGAVGAFAGAYFGERDRKHGDRVAIGKAALVGRLFGTAGKLVFGLVMLIIVTADSFADF; via the coding sequence ATGATCTACCTGTGGGCATCACTGCTGTTTCTGTCGAACCTGCTCGCGTGGGGGTCGAACTTTTTCGGCGTGCCAGGGAATTGGCTGCTGCTGCTGTTTACGATTGTCTACAAGCTGGTGTTGCCGCCGGATCAGACTCCCGATCTCAGTTGGACGATCCTGCTGATGGCCCTTGTCATGGCGATTTTTGGCGAAATCTGGGAGTTCGCCGCCAGCGCTGCTGGAGCCGCAAAAAAGGGGGGCAGCCGCCGCGGCGCGATCATGTCGATTGTCGGCTCTCTGGTGGGGAGTATCGGGGGAGCGGTGATCGGCGTGCCGGTGCCTGTCATTGGCCCCCTGCTCGGCGCACTTGTCGGGGGTGCGGTCGGGGCCTTCGCGGGAGCCTATTTCGGAGAACGGGATCGCAAACACGGTGACCGCGTTGCCATTGGCAAGGCGGCGCTGGTGGGCCGGCTCTTCGGAACCGCCGGGAAACTGGTTTTCGGACTGGTGATGCTGATCATCGTCACGGCGGATTCGTTTGCTGATTTTTGA
- a CDS encoding helix-turn-helix transcriptional regulator, with the protein MPDFYADRPEAAKMLKRFGKRIAELRVERGWSQRKMAELCQMHRITLLRIEGGKHSPLLIDAVRMADILGAKLGELIE; encoded by the coding sequence ATGCCAGACTTTTATGCCGACCGCCCAGAAGCGGCCAAGATGCTCAAGCGGTTCGGAAAACGGATCGCAGAACTCAGGGTCGAACGCGGCTGGAGCCAGCGCAAGATGGCCGAACTCTGCCAGATGCACCGCATCACGCTCCTGCGGATCGAAGGCGGAAAGCACTCCCCACTCCTGATCGACGCCGTACGTATGGCGGATATTCTCGGGGCGAAGCTGGGTGAGCTGATCGAGTGA
- a CDS encoding DUF3820 family protein, protein MIRKLNFGKHRGLRITDVPDSYLRWMVETLSDVSMVQAAKIALDARQTAAAGHVESAYKFYVARQKHLKAKLKAERSKTAKKTRRNRKPAPKPEDVVLAETHFPYKMPNGEMTWIPRDAMLGEFDGEECPFEVDDSLDREFSSMFSPWGPLGQ, encoded by the coding sequence ATGATCAGAAAACTGAACTTCGGAAAACATCGCGGACTGCGGATCACGGATGTTCCAGACTCGTATTTACGCTGGATGGTGGAAACGTTGTCCGACGTGTCGATGGTGCAGGCTGCAAAGATCGCTCTAGACGCCAGGCAAACAGCGGCTGCTGGGCATGTCGAATCGGCTTACAAGTTCTATGTCGCGAGACAGAAGCACCTGAAGGCGAAGCTAAAGGCCGAACGTTCAAAGACGGCGAAGAAAACGCGTCGAAATAGAAAGCCTGCGCCGAAACCTGAAGACGTCGTCCTGGCCGAAACCCATTTCCCCTACAAGATGCCAAACGGGGAGATGACATGGATTCCACGAGACGCGATGCTGGGCGAGTTCGACGGCGAGGAATGCCCGTTCGAAGTCGATGACTCACTGGACCGCGAGTTTAGTTCGATGTTCTCTCCATGGGGCCCGCTCGGACAGTAG
- a CDS encoding acyltransferase family protein: MTYRIKEDPPEADVIPPVAATSPKPDGDRSHVKRKRVSRYPERLTSLDAYRGFIMLMLAAHGFGLAHLARSPDDSPLWKILDRPTVQRVAFHFDHPPWQSSFVPGTQDAAVGAPWLHVGVSFWDLIQPAFMFMVGVAMPFSFARRRDEGDHRWRRAAHAFLRAVILVLMGVFLYSLGHDGTNWIFPNVLAQIGLGYFFVYLLLGRKIWIQGLALIAILVGTWAALHFYALPGDYRPAEVNAKYERGDIYKPPYQQWSKNGNVFHAFDVWFLNLFPRPADEGPFLYNRGGYQTLNFVPSMATMILGLLCGELLMSGVRPGEKFACLLVAALVCWGLGVLTGATCCPIVKRIWTPSWVLFSGGYVMGLLALFYLVFDLWPFKKLAFPLVVIGVNSILVYFLGELTKDWLAENVQRHFGWAIDGALGWLANTFHLLRNLDVPPETAGAVMHSAFLPVVEAVSAVTAIWLLCLWLYRQRLFLRI; the protein is encoded by the coding sequence ATGACGTACCGCATCAAGGAAGACCCGCCCGAGGCGGATGTGATTCCGCCTGTTGCGGCGACATCACCGAAGCCTGATGGCGACCGTTCGCACGTCAAACGCAAACGGGTTTCGAGGTACCCGGAACGGCTGACGTCGTTGGATGCCTATCGCGGGTTCATCATGCTGATGCTGGCGGCACACGGCTTTGGGCTGGCGCATCTGGCTCGGTCGCCTGATGACAGTCCGTTGTGGAAGATATTAGACCGGCCCACTGTGCAACGGGTGGCGTTCCACTTCGACCATCCCCCCTGGCAATCGAGCTTCGTGCCGGGAACGCAGGATGCCGCGGTCGGAGCGCCGTGGCTGCATGTGGGGGTGTCGTTCTGGGATCTGATACAACCGGCCTTCATGTTCATGGTGGGCGTGGCGATGCCGTTTTCGTTTGCCCGGCGCCGGGATGAGGGGGATCATCGCTGGCGACGGGCGGCGCATGCATTCCTTCGAGCCGTGATCCTCGTGTTGATGGGAGTCTTTCTCTATTCGCTCGGTCACGACGGCACGAACTGGATCTTTCCCAACGTCCTCGCGCAGATCGGGCTGGGTTACTTCTTCGTCTATCTGCTGCTGGGGCGAAAGATCTGGATTCAGGGGCTGGCATTGATTGCCATTCTGGTCGGCACCTGGGCCGCATTACACTTTTACGCCCTGCCTGGGGACTATCGTCCGGCGGAAGTGAATGCGAAGTACGAACGGGGAGACATCTACAAGCCGCCGTACCAGCAGTGGTCGAAGAACGGAAACGTGTTTCATGCGTTCGACGTGTGGTTTTTGAACCTGTTCCCGCGTCCGGCCGATGAAGGCCCGTTTCTCTACAATCGGGGCGGCTATCAGACCCTGAATTTCGTGCCGTCGATGGCGACGATGATCCTCGGGCTGTTGTGCGGTGAACTCCTCATGTCAGGCGTGCGGCCTGGCGAGAAGTTTGCCTGCCTGCTGGTTGCGGCGCTCGTCTGCTGGGGACTGGGCGTACTCACGGGGGCGACCTGTTGCCCGATCGTGAAACGGATCTGGACGCCGAGCTGGGTGCTGTTCAGCGGCGGATATGTGATGGGGCTCTTGGCGCTGTTCTATCTGGTGTTCGATCTCTGGCCCTTCAAGAAGCTGGCCTTTCCGCTGGTGGTGATCGGGGTCAATTCGATCCTCGTCTATTTCCTGGGAGAGCTGACGAAAGACTGGCTGGCGGAAAATGTGCAGCGGCACTTCGGCTGGGCGATTGACGGAGCGCTGGGCTGGCTGGCGAATACGTTTCACCTGTTGAGAAATCTCGATGTCCCGCCGGAGACCGCGGGGGCAGTCATGCATTCGGCGTTCCTGCCGGTGGTAGAGGCCGTCAGCGCGGTAACTGCCATCTGGCTGCTGTGCCTGTGGCTTTACCGGCAGCGGCTGTTTCTGAGGATCTGA
- the rfbC gene encoding dTDP-4-dehydrorhamnose 3,5-epimerase, giving the protein MEFVKTSLPGVVHVRPKIFGDPRGFFMEVYHAGRFRDAGLDLHFVQDNLSRSRRGVLRGLHYQIQHPQGKLVTCLAGVIFDVAVDMRRSSPTFGQWTAVTLTGENRESLYVPPGFAHGFCVLSESADVFYKCTDLYHPEHERSLLWNDQTVGVAWPECGEVTLSEKDRQGKPLDQAECFE; this is encoded by the coding sequence ATGGAGTTTGTCAAAACCAGCCTGCCGGGCGTCGTGCATGTCCGGCCAAAGATCTTTGGGGATCCGCGCGGATTCTTCATGGAGGTCTACCACGCCGGTCGCTTTCGCGACGCCGGTCTCGATCTCCATTTTGTACAAGACAATCTCTCCCGCTCCCGACGGGGAGTTTTACGGGGACTGCACTACCAGATTCAGCATCCGCAGGGAAAACTGGTCACCTGTCTGGCAGGGGTGATTTTTGACGTCGCGGTCGACATGCGCCGCAGTTCACCGACATTCGGCCAGTGGACCGCAGTGACGCTGACAGGCGAAAACCGCGAGTCGCTCTATGTGCCCCCAGGGTTCGCACATGGCTTTTGCGTGTTGTCGGAATCGGCGGATGTGTTTTACAAATGCACCGACCTGTACCATCCCGAGCACGAGCGGTCGTTATTATGGAATGACCAGACTGTGGGCGTCGCCTGGCCTGAATGCGGCGAGGTGACCCTGTCCGAGAAAGATCGACAGGGGAAGCCGCTCGATCAGGCAGAGTGTTTCGAGTGA
- a CDS encoding DUF5658 family protein, translating to MKSKKAKGAADWLHLLFRHHLPLESETAVFILVNVLDYTMTYWMLMHGFRESNPIANWFLAGWGAAKGLLLYKFALITTVVLICQIVYTKRPHTARLLLTFGSLGVFFVVVYSLMLYVNHGGTMLELELPEL from the coding sequence GTGAAATCAAAGAAGGCGAAAGGTGCGGCTGACTGGTTGCATCTGTTGTTTCGCCATCACCTGCCGCTCGAGTCCGAGACGGCGGTCTTCATTCTGGTAAACGTCCTCGACTACACGATGACGTACTGGATGCTGATGCATGGGTTTCGCGAAAGTAATCCCATCGCGAACTGGTTTCTCGCAGGGTGGGGGGCCGCCAAAGGGTTGTTGCTCTACAAGTTCGCCCTCATCACCACGGTCGTCCTGATCTGCCAGATCGTTTACACCAAGCGGCCGCACACTGCCCGGCTACTGCTGACCTTCGGCTCGCTGGGCGTCTTCTTCGTGGTTGTTTACAGCTTGATGTTGTATGTCAACCACGGAGGGACGATGCTGGAACTCGAGTTGCCTGAGCTTTGA
- a CDS encoding sigma-54-dependent transcriptional regulator, whose product MIAKLLVIDDEPNIVFSIKECLQSDTLQVISAGSAREGIGLASSAKPDVVILDVRLPDLSGLDAYDRIAQLDPRLPVIIVTAYASTETAIEAMRRGAFEYLVKPVDIAQLESVVNKALEVSRLSRVPAVVGKDVEDTSADRIIGQSTPMQEVYKAIGRTAPQEGPVLILGESGTGKELVARAIYHYSRRSQKPFLAINCAALPETLLESELFGHEAGAFTGADQRRIGKFEQVNGGTIFLDEIGDMSLATQAKALRLIQEQAFQRLGGTQTVQTNVRIIAATNQNLPKLIENGDFRLDLYYRLNVFAIPLPPLRERREDLPLLVDHFFKKFNRETGRRVHSITPETLQILQAYDWPGNVRELESTVRFAMVRSTGDIITPDCLPANFTKGRPVSAAVLAAPAAAVVSGFDVRSYVRSLLEADSPDIYRQVSDAVDRIVLEEVMQQVDGNQVQACKKLGIARMTLRNKLRSLDMLGEGHQDPDAGH is encoded by the coding sequence ATGATCGCCAAACTACTGGTCATCGACGATGAGCCGAACATCGTGTTCTCGATCAAAGAATGCCTGCAAAGTGACACCCTGCAGGTGATCTCGGCCGGCTCGGCGCGGGAAGGGATTGGGCTCGCCAGCTCGGCCAAGCCGGATGTCGTCATCCTCGATGTCCGGCTGCCGGACTTGTCAGGCCTCGACGCGTACGACCGCATCGCACAGCTCGATCCACGGCTGCCTGTGATTATCGTCACCGCCTATGCCTCGACCGAAACGGCCATCGAGGCGATGCGCCGCGGGGCGTTTGAATACCTCGTCAAGCCGGTTGATATCGCACAGCTGGAAAGCGTGGTGAACAAGGCGCTCGAAGTGAGCCGTCTGAGTCGCGTTCCGGCCGTCGTCGGTAAGGATGTCGAGGACACGTCTGCCGACCGCATTATCGGCCAGTCCACTCCCATGCAGGAAGTCTACAAGGCGATCGGCCGAACAGCGCCGCAGGAAGGCCCCGTGCTGATTCTGGGCGAAAGCGGCACCGGCAAGGAACTCGTGGCCAGAGCGATCTATCACTACAGCCGCCGCAGCCAGAAACCCTTCCTCGCGATTAACTGCGCCGCGTTGCCGGAAACACTCTTAGAGAGCGAACTCTTCGGGCACGAAGCGGGCGCCTTCACCGGGGCCGATCAGCGCCGCATCGGGAAGTTCGAACAGGTCAATGGCGGCACGATCTTTCTCGACGAGATCGGCGACATGAGTCTCGCCACTCAGGCGAAGGCGCTGCGACTGATTCAGGAACAAGCATTTCAGCGTCTCGGCGGTACGCAAACTGTCCAGACGAATGTCCGCATCATCGCCGCGACGAATCAGAACCTGCCCAAGCTGATTGAGAACGGTGACTTTCGGCTCGATCTCTACTATCGACTCAATGTGTTCGCGATTCCTTTGCCGCCGCTCCGCGAACGACGGGAAGACTTGCCGTTGCTCGTGGACCACTTCTTCAAAAAATTCAACCGGGAGACCGGGCGTCGAGTGCATTCCATCACGCCGGAAACGCTGCAGATTTTGCAGGCATACGACTGGCCAGGCAACGTGCGGGAACTCGAAAGCACCGTGCGTTTCGCGATGGTTCGCTCGACGGGCGACATCATCACCCCGGACTGTCTGCCGGCCAACTTCACAAAGGGGAGACCGGTGTCGGCAGCCGTGCTAGCCGCGCCCGCAGCCGCTGTGGTCTCAGGCTTTGACGTCCGCAGCTACGTTCGGAGTCTGCTGGAAGCGGATTCGCCTGACATCTACCGTCAGGTGTCCGATGCCGTCGATCGCATCGTCCTCGAAGAAGTCATGCAACAGGTCGACGGCAATCAGGTGCAGGCCTGTAAGAAATTGGGCATCGCCAGAATGACCCTCCGCAACAAACTCCGCAGCCTCGACATGCTCGGCGAAGGCCACCAGGATCCCGATGCTGGCCATTGA
- a CDS encoding helix-turn-helix domain-containing protein, translating to MSTVPPPSTPKEVLAQAGWFSAAEWAEAIGEEEKTFWGKVLKNEIPHMPWGSRHLVNKEDLLQYLNTHKELGNGKEK from the coding sequence ATGTCAACTGTTCCACCACCAAGTACGCCGAAGGAAGTGCTTGCTCAGGCTGGCTGGTTTTCAGCCGCCGAGTGGGCGGAGGCGATCGGCGAGGAAGAGAAGACTTTCTGGGGAAAAGTGCTGAAGAACGAGATTCCGCACATGCCCTGGGGGAGTCGTCACCTCGTGAACAAAGAAGACCTGTTGCAGTATCTAAACACCCACAAGGAACTGGGAAATGGCAAGGAAAAGTAA